The Bifidobacterium asteroides genomic interval CGTCCGAGTGCAGGTACTCCACCTTGATGTCGCGCTCGAGCAGGTAGTCGGTCAGATCCTCGGCCATCTTCTTGGTCAGCGTGGTCACCAGAACCCGCTCGTGACGTTCCACCCGGGCCTTGATCTCGTCCAGGAGGTCGTCCACCTGGCCCTTGACAGGCCTGACCTCCACCTCGGGATCCAGAAGGCCTGTGGGTCGGATGACCTGCTCCACCACACCGTCGGACAGGCCCATCTCGTAGTCGCCAGGCGTAGCCGACAGGTAGACGGTCTGGCCCACCTTGTCCAGAAACTCGGGCCACTTCAGGGGACGGTTGTCCATGGCCGAGGGCAGACGGAAGCCGTGCTCAACCAGGGTCCGCTTGCGGCTGGCATCCCCCTCGTACATGGCTCCGATCTGGGGAACCGTCACATGGGACTCGTCGATGACCAACAGGAAGTCGTCGGGGAAGAAGTCCAGCAGGGTGTGGGGCGGGGAACCGGGTTCGCGCCCGTCGAAGTGGCGGGAATAGTTCTCCACTCCGGAGCAGGTGCCGATCTGGGTGAGCATCTCCAGGTCGTAGGTGGTGCGCATGGTCAGCCTCTGGGCCTCCAGCTCCTTGCCCTGCTTGCGCAGCTGGCCCACACGCCAGTCCAGCTCCTCCTTGATGGTCTTCAGGGCGCGTTCCATCCGCTCGGGACCGGCCACATAGTGGGAGGCTGGGAAGATGTGCACGGAGGTCTCATGGGCGATCTCGTCCCCGGTCAGCGGGTGCAGTGTGGAGATGCGGTCGATCTCGTCGCCAAAGAATTCGATGCGGACGGCCAGCTCCTCATAGACGGGGATGATCTCGACCGTGTCGCCGCGCACGCGGAAGGTGCCTCGGGTGAAGGCGATGTCGTTGCGCTTGTACTGCATGTCCACGAACTTGCGCAGCAGGTCGTCCCGATTGATCCGGTCGCCCTCGTGCAGGAAGAGCATGCGTCCGGCGTATTCCTCGGGCGTGCCCAAGCCGTAGATGCAGGAGACGGTGGCCACCACCACACAGTCGCGCCTGGTCAGCAGGTTGGCCGTGGCGGCGTGCCGGAGCCGCTCCACGTCGTCGTTGATGTTCGAGTCCTTCTCGATATAGGTATCCGTTTGAGGGATGTAGGCCTCGGGCTGGTAGTAGTCGTAGTAGGAGACGAAGTAGGAGACCGCGTTGTCGGGCATGAGCTCGCGGAACTCGGCGCAGAGCTGGGCGGCCAGGGTCTTGTTGGGCTCCAGAATCAGAGTGGGCCGCTGCAGGCGCTCGATCAGCCAGGCCGTGGTCGCGGTCTTGCCGGTGCCGGTGGCGCCCATGAGCACCACGTCGTTCTCGCCGTTCTCGATCCGCGTGGCCAGCTCCTCGATGGCCTCTGGCTGGTCGCCGGAGGGCTTGTAGGGAGACTTGACCACGAAGGGCTTGTCGGTCCGCTCAATGTTGAACCCCATGAAACTCCCTTCCAGGATGCGTCATTCGCCAAGGCCCCTCAGTCGCTGTGCGAGGACCCCTGGGCCAAGGATTTCAGCTCTTCATATATCCTATCAACAGACTCGAACATTTGTTCGATAGGCTGGGATCCGTCCACCAGCAGATCGGCCTGGGCGCGTCGCGAACTGCTGCTGGCCTGGGAACCGATGCGCTCAACAGCCTGGCTTGGCGTCATATGCCGCTGATTCACCATACGCGCAATCCTCGCCTGGCTTGGGGCCTCCACCAGCAGGACCCTGTCGAAATGAAAAGGAATGGCTGATCCCACCTCGATCAGCAGGGGCACCTCATGGACCACCACCTCGGAACCCTCCAGCCAGGGCTGCTCGGCCTTGGCGGCCAGCTCATAGACCAGCGGATGGATGATGTCATCCAAGTCCTTGCGATCCCGGTCGGCCGTCGGCCCGCCGAAGACCCGTGCCGCCAGGGCTGACCTGTCCACTCCACCACGACCGTCCCCGCAGTCTGAACCGAACCGCTCCAGGACCGGCTTTACGCCGGGTCCGCCTGGGGCGATGACCTCATGGGAGAGCCGGTCGTAGTCAATGACCTTGGCTCCGTCCTGAGCCAGCCGAGCCGCCACCGTGCTCTTGCCAGCCGCTATCCCGCCAGTCAACCCCACACGTATCATCCCGACCTCCCGCATAACCCTTATGGCAGCAGATACAAATGGAGGGGCCCGACCGAGGCCGGACCCCTCCATTCACCGCTTGATGCTCACTTCTTTTCCTTGAGCAGCTGCTCACGCAGGGCGGCCAGCTGGTCGTCGGAGGCCAAGGTGCCCTCGGAGCTGGACTCCGAGCTGTAGTTGGTGGTCTCCTCGGAGCTCTGACGGCGGGAGCGCGAACCGGAGGAGGGCGCCTGGGAGGACCGGCTGTCCTCGGCGGCCGAAGCCTCGGCGTTCTCCAGCTCCTTGGCCACGAAGGCCTTGTGCTGCTCCCAGAGGTCGTGGGCGGCCGCATACTGGGACTCCCACTCCTCCCGCTGCTTCTCGTAGCCGGCGATCCACTCGTTGCTCTCGGGGTCAAAGCCCTCGGGGTACTTGTAGTTGCCCTCCTCGTCGTACTCGGCGGGCATGCCGTAGATGGCCGGATCGAAGTCCTCGGAGGTCGGGTCGACGGAGTCGTCGGCCTGCTTGAGGGACAGGGAGATGCGGCGGCGATCCAGGTCGACGTCGATGACCTTGACGAAGATCTCCTCGCCCTGCTTGACCACGGTCTCGGGGTTCTCCACGTGGCGGTTGGCCAGCTCGGAGATGTGGACCAAGCCCTCGATGCCGTCCTCGACGGAGACGAAGACGCCGAACTGCACGATCTTGGTGACCTTGCCCTTGACGATCTGTCCGGGCACGTGGGTCCGGGCGAAGCGCTGCCAAGGATCTTCCTGGGTGGCCTTGAGGGACAGCGAGATGCGCTCGCGGTCCATATCGACATCCAGCACCTCGACGGTGACCTTGTCGCCCACCTTGACGACCTCGCTGGGGTGATCGATGTGCTTCCAGGAGAGCTCGGAGACGTGGATCAGGCCGTCCACACCGCCCAGGTCGACGAAGGCGCCGAAGTTGACGATGGAGCTGACCGTGCCCTCGCGGATCTGGCCCTTCTTGAGCTGGGCCATGAAGGTCTCGCGCACCTCGGACTGGGTCTCCTCCAGGTACTGGCGGCGGGAGAGGACCACGTTGTTGCGGTTCTTGTCCAGCTCCAGGATCTTGGCCTTGATCTTCTGCCCGATGTAGGGAGACAGGTCGCGCACGCGGCGCATCTCGACCAGGGATGCGGGCAGGAAGCCACGCAGGCCGATGTCGACGATGAGCCCGCCCTTGACGGCCTCGATGACGGTGCCCTCAACGACGCCGTCAGCCTCCTTGATCTTCTCGATGTCGCCCCAGGCGCGCTCGTACTGGGCACGCTTCTTGGACAGGATCAGGCGGCCTTCCTTGTCCTCCTTGGTGACGACCAGAGCCTCGATGGTGTCACCGACCTGGACCACATCGTCGGGATCGACATCCTTCTTGATGGAAAGCTCGCGGGAGGGAATCACGCCCTCGGTCTTGTAGCCGATGTCCAGCAAAACCTCGTCATGGTCGATCTTAACGACCGTCCCCTCGACCAGATCCCCATCGTCGAAGTTCTTGATGGTGGAATCGACTGCCTTGATGAAGTCTTCCTCGGACCCGATGTCATTGACCGCGACCTGGGGGACTTCCTTCTTGTTCTCTGCCATTAATTAAATTGTTTCTTGTATAGTTGGTGGATATTTTTTCCGTATTGAGTTATGTGTTCCCGCCGGCAGGCGCGAACATTCTCCATGATAGGAGACACCACGGTCATTGTCGCCGGGAGACCTCGGGCGTGTCGCAAGCAAGGATTCCGGCGGCCCGCTCAGCGGATTCGACCACATTGACCAGGAGCATGGCCCGGGTCATGGGCCCCACCCCGCCGGGATTGGGCGTATAGGCGGCTGCAGACAGCCTGGCGGCCGGATCGATGTCGCCCTTGATCCGCCAGCGCCCCTCCTGCTGATCCCAGATCCGGGAGACGCCTACATCCACCAGGACGGCACCCTGGCCAACCTGGTCCGGGCCAACCAGCCCTGCCCGGCCCACGGCTGCGATGATCACGTCAGCCCTGCGCATATGGGCATCGACATCCCTGGTGCGGGTATGGCAGAGGGTCACGGTGGCATCCACTCCGCGGTTGGTCAAGAGCAGCCCGATGGTGCGGCCCACGGTCAATCCTCGGCCCAGCACGCAGACCTCCTTGCCGGCCAGGTCGATCCCGTAATGGTCCAGCAGGTGCAGGATACCCCGCGGGGTGCAGGGCAGGGGGGTCCGCACCCGGCCCTCGGTATGCAAGACCAGCTGGCCCAGGTTGTAAGGATGCATGCCGTCGGCGTCCTTGGCCGGATCGATGCGATCGATGATCTCGGTGGGATCCACGCCCTCGGGCAGGGGCAGCTGAACGATGTAGCCGGTGCATTCAGGATCCTGATTGAGCTGATCCACCGCAGCAAGAATCCGCTCCTTGCCGGCATCGGCGGGCAGATCAATCCTGATCGACCGGATGCCCACCTGGCTGCAGTCCCGGTGCTTGCCCTCTACGTATTTGACCGAACCGGGGTCATCCCCCACCAGAATGGTCCCCAGGCCAGGAGTGCGTCCCATGGCCGTCAGCCTCGCCACGCGAGCGCGCAGGTCCTCCTTGAGTTCCGCAGCCGCCGCCTTGCCGTCCAGTTTCACTGCAGTCAATACATCTCCATCATCCAAGCGGGCGCAAACCCTTGTCGAAATCGTCTGGGCCAGATTAGCGCAGATTCCTCCCCCGACGGGACCAGCGTCCATTGGCCGGTCTGGGAGGACTCGACTGCTGAAGTTGCGTGCTGTCCCCTCCCCAGCGATAATGAGAATCATGCTCAATAAGAGCAGGTTCACCATTTTGAGCCCGTGCAGGAAAGGAAGCCATGGATACGGACACGGATAGAACATCCACGCAGGCCTGCATCGTCTGCGACCATGCCGCCATCCGCCGTTCCGGGCGGCTGATCTGGTCGGAGGGGACCTTCACCATTCCCTCGGGGACCGTGACGGCCATCGTGGGCACCAACGGCACGGGCAAGACCAGCATGATGCAGGCCGAGCTGGGCCTGCTCCCCCTGGACGCCGGCAGCCTGCGGGTCCTTGGGCAGCCGGCCGGCCAGGCCAACGACCGCATCGGTTACGTACCCCAGAGCTACACCTCGGACATCGACTCCAACCTTACGGCCGAACAATCCGTCCTGCTGGGGCTGACCGGCACCCGGTTCGGCATTCACCCCGTCACCCGGCAGGACCGCGAGCGCGCCAGAGAAGCCATGCGCTTCGTCGGCGTTCAGGACAGGGCCCACCTGCGCCTGTCCCAGCTCTCCGGCGGCCTGCGGCAGCGGGTGGCCATCGCCCAGGCCCTGGTCTGCGATCCTGATCTGCTCATGCTCGACGAGCCCCTGGCCAATCTGGACCTGGCCGGGCAGCGCGCCACCGTCCACCTGCTGGCGCAGCTCAACAGCCGTCTGGGCATGTCCATCCAGGTGGTGGCCCACGACCTGAACATGCTGCTGCCTGTGCTGACCGGGGCGGTCTATCTGCTGGACGGGCACCCTCATTACGCCCGCATGGACGACGTGCTGGACTCGGACCTGCTCACCCACCTCTACGGCACCAAGGTGGAGGTGGTCACCACTCCCCAGGGGGACATGTTCGTGGCCCCCGACATGGACGAGCCGATCGGGCCCGTCCACAATCGCTACCAACCCAGCCAGGTGGCCCGCCTGCACGGGACGGACCGGGAAAGGAACTCATGACCACGCCAGTCTTCGACCCCCATTGGACGGAGATTCTCGCCGCCCCCTTCATGCGCAATGCCATGGTGGCCGGATTGTGCATCGCCGTGGCCGCCGGAGCCATGGGCTACTTCACCATCGCCAGACACTCCACCTTCGCCGCCCACGCCCTGGCCCACATTGGCCTGCCCGGCGCCACGGGGGCCGTCCTGCTAGGGCTGCCGGTCTCTGCCGGCATGGGCCTGTTCGCCCTGGGCGGGGCGCTGGTCATCGGAGCTCTGGGCAAGCGGGCCTCCCAGAGGGAGATCGCCACGGGCACGGTCCTGGCCTTCGCCACCGGCCTGGGGCTCTTCTTCGCCAGGATGTCCAGCTCGGCCTCCCAGCAGATGCAGGCCATCCTCTTCGGATCCATCCTGACCATCACCCGGGGCCAGGTCGTCGGCTTCATCATCTTCGATGCGATCCTGCTGATCCTGTTGGCCCTGATCTACCGGCCCCTGCTCTTCAGCTCCCTGGATGAGCAGGTGGCCCAGGCTCGCGGCGTGCCCATCGGGCTGATGAACCTGACCTTCATGGCCATCATGGCCGGCGTCATCACCATCGCCGTGCCGGCAGTGGGGACCCTGCTCATCTTCGCTCTGGTCGTCACTCCGGCGGCCACGGCCAACATCCTGGTGGCCTCTCCCCTGCGGGCCATGCTTCTATCAGGATTGATCTGCCTGGCTTCAATCTGGGGAGGCCTGGTGATCTCGGCCATGGTGCCGGCCCCTCCCAGCTTCGTCATCGTGACCCTGTCCACCCTCTTCTGGGCTCTGGCCAAGGGATGGGCGGCCCTGCGCGCCTGATGCCGGTCAGTCCACCAGGGCGGTGGCCATGACGGCGATGCCCTCGTTGTGACCGGCAAAGCCCATGCCGTCAGTGGTGGTGGCAGTCAGCCGAACCGGTGCCCCGACAGCCTGGCTCATGGCCTGCTGGGCCAGGTGACGACGCGAGGAAATTCTGGGGCGCTGGCCGACGATGACCAGGGAGGCGTTGAGCAGCCTGCGACCGTGCTCATGCAGACAGTCCATGGTCTTCTCCAGCATGGCCGACCCATGCATGCCCGCTCCAGGGGCCTGCGCTCCCAGGCCGAACAGGGTGCCGATATCGCCCAGATCGGCGGCTGACAGGATGGCATCGATCAGGGCATGGGCGGCTGCATCGCCGTCAGAATCGCCCAGCAGTCCGGGGGTTCCGTCATTCCAGGACAGACAGGCCAGCCAGAGGGGACGCTCACCGGTTGGATCAAAGCGATGGGCGTCAAAGCCCAGTCCAATGCTTGGATGGCCCATGACCGGCTCCGGTCTCAGCGCTTGGCCTTGGTCTTGCCCTTGCCCTTGGTCTTGGCGGCCTCCTGGGCCACCCGTGCCAGGGTCTTGGAAGCCGGCTCCTTGGGGGACTTGGTATGGTGCTTGTCGTCGCCGGGCATGGGCTCAGCATAGCCCAGGTTGACGTCCAGCAGGCGCTGGGCCTCGTCCTCGTCCAGCTTCTCGGACAGGGCGATCTCGGAGGTCAGGATCTTGCGGGCCTTGATCAGCATCCGCTTCTCGCCTGCCGACAGCCCGTGCTCGTCCACGTCGCGCTGGGAGAGGTCGCGCACCACCTCGGCGATCTTGTTGACCTCGCCGGTGGCGATCTTCTCCACATTCAGCTTGTAGCGGCGCGACCAGTTCATCTCCTTCTCCTCGACCACCGGGGTGCGCAGGATCTCGAAGACCTTGGCCACCGCCTTGGCGTCGACGATGTCCCTGACGCCCACCTTGGCCGCGTTCTCGACGGGGACGTTGATGACCAGTCCGTCCGAAGAGAGCACGGACAGCTGCAGGTACTTGCGGGTGACGCCCTTGACAGTCCGTTCGGTGATGGCGTCCACCCTGGCGGCCCCATGACGCGGATAGACGACCATGTCACCGACCTTGTAACCCATATGCCCTCCAGAACGAGTCGAGAAAATACCATATAATAATGCCATTGCGCATGGACTTGCTGACGGGCGCCCTGGGACGACGCGATTCTCCGCGAGCACACTTCCCCTGGAGGCTCTGAAGACTATTCTGGAAGAAACGACGGTGGTGGAACGAATGCCGACAAGGCTCCACCCCGCATGACGAGCATCGTTTTGCGGATCAGTGATCGAAAACAGAGGTAGGCATGATCAGAAACACAAGCCGCTACACTACACCCAGCACCATCCTGGTGGTTGAGGACGAACCCACCCTGGCCACTGCCATAGCCCAGCGCATCACCGCCGAAGGGTGGACGGCCCGGGTGGCATCGGACGGTGCCAGCGCCGTGCAGGCCGCTTCCCAGATCAAGCCCGACCTGGTCATCATGGACATCATGCTGCCCGTCATGGACGGACTGGAGGCCACCAAGCGGATCGTGGCCGAGCGGCCGGTGCCGGTGCTGATTCTGACCGCCAGGGACGACGAGGCCGACAAGGTGACCGGTCTGGGCGCCGGAGCCGACGACTACATGACCAAGCCCTTCTCCATGCGCGAGCTGATCGCACGCTGCAAGGCCCTCCTGCGCCGGGTGGAGCGGGCCAAGGTCATCGCCAAGAACTCCGAGAACGAGAAGGTGCTGGACTTCGGATCCCTGGTCATCGACCCGGCCCAACGCATCGTGACCCTGCGCGGGGAGCAGATTCACCTGACACCCACCGAATTCGACCTGCTGGCCACGCTGGCCCGCCGGCCCAAGTCCGTGCTCACCCGCGAGAAGCTGTTGGAGGAGGTCTGGGACTGGGTGGATGCCTCGGGCACCAGGACGGTGGACTCCCACGTCAAGGCCCTGCGCCACAAGCTGGGCTCGCAGATGATCCGCACCGTGCATGGCGTGGGCTACGCCTTCGAGCCACCCGAGGATCAGGAACAGGACCAGCGGTAGCAGCCGCGGATGCACGCTATGAGCAAGGACGGCAGAAGCCGGCGCAAGGGGCCCGGTCTGAGTGCGCGTGTGGACCGGGAACGGCCCATTGGATCCTTCGCCTCATTGAAAGTGGAGCTGAGCGTACTGATCATCATCTCCACAGCCATCGCCTTCGTCATGGCCTGGTTCCTGCTGAAGATGGGCTGGAGCGGCTGGATCGCCATGCCGCTGACCCTGGTGGTGGCCCTGGGGATCACCTACTTCTTCTCCCGAGGGCTCACCGCTCCCCTGCGGCAGATGCGGGATGCGGCCGAGGCCATGGCCGACGGGGACTACACGGTCCGGGTCCACGCCACCACGACCAGCCATGACGAGGTGGGGCTCCTGGCCCAGTCCTTCAACGAGATGGCCGAGGAGCTCCAGCACGCCGACCAGATGCGCCGGGACATGGTGGCCAATGTCAGCCACGAGCTGCGCACCCCCGTCTCGGCCCTGCAGGCCATGGTGGAGAACATGGCGGACGGGGTGACCGAGCCCACGCCAGCCAACCTGGAGGGGATCCTGGAGCAGACCCACCGCCTGTCCGACCTGATTGCCTTCCTGCTGGACCTGTCGAGGATGGAGGCCGGGGCCGCCAGCCTGCAGATCGAGGACTTCGACTTCGGGGACTTCATCGACGAGACCCTCCAGCCCCTGGCCATAGCCGACGCCGGGCATGCCCATGACATCCAGGTGGATCTGGAGAAGGGCCTGAGAATGGAGGGCGACCAGGATCGGCTGCGCCAGCTCTTCACCAACGTCATCAGCAACGCCCTGAAGCACTCGGCCGACGGCACCACGGTGCTGATCCAGGCCCACGAGGATCAGCAGCAGGAGACCATAGTCACCAACGTGGTCAACTTCGGCTCGCAGATACCCCCCGAGGCCCGTACCGATATCTTCCGGCGCTTCGTCAAGGGCAAGGCCGGCCCGGGCACGGAGTCAGGCGGCACCGGGCTGGGGCTGTCCATCGCCCGCTGGGCGGCCCAGTTGCATGGAGGCCAGGTGCAGGTGGTGGACGACCCGCGCGGAGCGGACTTCGAGATCACCCTGCCCAGATATCACCGCGACCCCGACGAGGACGAGGGGGACGGGGACGGCTCCGGCGGGCCCGACGCGCCGCATTGACGGGGAGGCGCACTTCGGCTCATAATGAAATCGAACATTTGTTCGAATGCCATCGAGTTCGAGGTGTGCCATGGTCGCTACCATTCATGGGTCGCCGGAGGCGGCCCCTGCTTCCCTGCCGGAGTGCCGGGTCGATGCCCTGAGTCCCTTCCGAGGGCACCCCAGCCCTGTCCCGCAGGCCCTGGAGGCTGTCCACGCCGGCTTCCCCTCAGTGGCCCAGGACTACTTCAGCGGCGACTTCAGCTTCGACCAGAACGTCATCGTCCACCCCGACTCCACCTTCATCATCCATGTGGCCGGCGATTCCATGACCGGAGCCGGCATCTTCGATGGGGACCTGTTGGTGGTCGACCGGTCACTGGAGCCACGCGAGGGGGACATCGTCATCGCCATCCTGGACGACGAGCTGCTGGTCAAGCGGCTGGCCAGGCGCAAGGGACGGACCATGCTGCGGGCCGAGAACCCCGACTACCCCGACTTCCTGCCCCAGGAGGGCGAGGAACTGGTCATCTGGGGGGTGGTCATCGGCAACTACCACTGGCAGCGGGTGGACACCAAGGGCGAATCGCGGAGCGGCTCTCCCCTGCCCCAGGTCACCTATCCCGGACATACCCCGCACGGACGCAGGCGCACGGGAAGCCAGGGCCGGAAACCCGCCTATCCTTCCACGGGCTGGGGGTCGGCATGAGCGCGCAGAGACCAGCCCAGCCGGCACCCGGGACCGCTCTGACAGGCCGGGTGGTCCTGGCTGATGCCAACTCTTTCTTTGCCTCATGTGAGGCCGTCTTCGACCCCTCCCTGGCTGATCGCCCGGTGGTTGTGCTGTCCAACAACGACGGCTGCGTGGTGGCCCGCAACCGCCCGGCCAAGGCCCTGGGCATCACCAACGGCACACCCTGGTTCACCATTCGCGACCGGGCCCTGCAGGACGGAGTGGTGGCCCGCAGCTCCAACTATGAGCTCTATGCCAGCCTCTCAAGGCGCATGATGGCCATCATGGCCCATTTCCTGCCCAACCAGGAGATCTACTCCATCGACGAGTGCTTCATGGACAGCATCTGGAACGACAAGCGCACCGTCGAGATCTGCCGGGAGCTGCGCGCCGCGGTCCTGCGATGCACCGGCATTCCCGTCAGCGTGGGTGTGGCGCCTACCAAGACCCTGGCCAAGGTGGCCAACCACTGGGCCAAGGACCATCCCTCGACCGAGGGGATCACCCTCTGGAGCCAGGTGGAGTCCCAGTATGGCGACCAGGCTCTGGCATCAGTGCCCATCGACCAGGTCTGGGGAGTGGGCCGGCGGCTGACCGGCAGGCTCATGGGCATGGGCATCACCACCGCCCTGGATCTGCGCGATGCCGATCCCTCCCTGATCCGGCATCGGTTCTCCGTCATGCTGCAGCGCACCGTCCTGGAGTTGAGGGGACGACCCTGCATTGAGCCCGAGGCGGATGCCGCCAGGGGCGTGCGCACCGATCAGATTCTGTGCTCGCGCATGTTCTCCCACCCCATAGAGGGCTACGCCACCCTGGCCCAGGCGCTGAGCATCTACGCCCAGAAGGCCTGCCGCCGCCTGCGTCGACAGCACGGCCTGTGCGGCAGGGTGCGGGTCTTCTGCTCCACCAGCCCCTATGCGCCCCAGCAGTTCTGCTCAGCTGGCCGGACCGTCGTCCTGGAGGATCCCAGCGACGATCCGCTGGTCATCGCCGGCGCAGCCAGCCGGGCGCTCAAGGGCCGAGTGGATCCCCACGCCCGTTGGATCCGGGCCGGGGTGGTTCTGCTGGACCTGACCGATGCCGACCACTTCCACACCTTGGAAGGACTGGATGCAGCCCGGGACACCCATGGTCTGGGGGACGTCCTGGAGGACGCCACCCGTCGTTTCGGCCCCTTCCGCGTGGGCGTAGGCTACGGAGGCATCCGCGGCCAGGGCCGGGGCGACGAGGATACGGGGGCCGACTGGGCCATGAACCGGGGCATGCTCTCCCCCAGGGCCACCACCCGCTGGGACGAGATGGCCGTAGCACAGGCCCGTTAGAGGTCCTCATGGCCTGGAGGAACAGCCGCCAGAGCCAGGGCAGCCAGAGGCAGAGCACCCGCAGTCTCCAGGGCACGGGCGCACTGGCGGATGGTGGATCCCGTGGTGATGATGTCGTCCACAACCAAGACAGGATGACCGGACAGCCGTGATGGATCCACAACCGCGATCCGGCCTGCCAGCCGACGCGAACGGTTCCGACGGCCGCCCGCCTGGACAGACTTGGTCCTGACGGAGTTCATGATCAGAGCAGATTCCACACGGGCGGTCAGGCCCTGCCGCTGCAGGGCCTGGACCAGAGACAGGAGGATCGGCTGCAGATGAACCCTCCCCCGCCTTCGCAGGGATGAGGACGAGGAGGGGGCGGGAACCACCAGAATGGCCCCGGCAGGCTTGGGCCGGAGCAGAGGATCGATCAGCCTGGACAGGGCTGGAGCCAGATCGGCCATGACCTGGCCCAGCGGCCTGTCCAAGGGCCGGTTGTCATGGTCCTTCCAGGCCAGAATGATCCGCCTGACAGGTCCTCGATAGGGCGCGCAGGCCAGGGCCAGACCTACGGCATAGGCGGGCGCAGGCACCGACAGGGGCCGGAAGAGCAGGGATCTGCAACTGGGGCAGAGCAGAAGGTCAGGGCGGCCGCAGCCGGCGCAGGCTCGAGGAGCCAGCAGGTCCAGGACCGAGCCCGCCAAGGCCGAGGCGACAGCACAAGCGGCCTGTCGGAGTCGATCAAATGCCAATGAAGGGTTGCGCATACCGCCCAGCCAACCCCAATACGCAGAGGATAGGCAAGCAGATCAGATCCATGTGCATAAACAGGCTGTCTGTTCACAGAATTGTCTGCAGACAGGTTCAGACCAGATCTGCCTCCATGGCCTGAATCAGGTCCAGGGCATCAGCAGGATTGTGCACCCGCAGAGCCATGGCCCCGGCCAGGGCCGCCGGATAGTCGTTGCCGTCAGGATCCATCCGGTCGCCCACGAAGGCGATATCGCCGACATCCACACCCAGTATCCTGGCCAGGGAGGTCACGGCGTAGGCCTTGTCAATGCCCTTGGCCGAGATGTCCACGCTGGTGGAGCCGCCGGAGCGCACCTGCAGGTTGGGCAGATCAGCGGCCACGGCCCGGGCCAGGGCGTCCTTGCGGCTGTTGTCCGGATCCCAGGCCTCCTTGGCTTCTACGGGGGCCTGCTGACCCAGGGCGGAGAAGGTAATCTGGC includes:
- a CDS encoding sensor histidine kinase, with protein sequence MHAMSKDGRSRRKGPGLSARVDRERPIGSFASLKVELSVLIIISTAIAFVMAWFLLKMGWSGWIAMPLTLVVALGITYFFSRGLTAPLRQMRDAAEAMADGDYTVRVHATTTSHDEVGLLAQSFNEMAEELQHADQMRRDMVANVSHELRTPVSALQAMVENMADGVTEPTPANLEGILEQTHRLSDLIAFLLDLSRMEAGAASLQIEDFDFGDFIDETLQPLAIADAGHAHDIQVDLEKGLRMEGDQDRLRQLFTNVISNALKHSADGTTVLIQAHEDQQQETIVTNVVNFGSQIPPEARTDIFRRFVKGKAGPGTESGGTGLGLSIARWAAQLHGGQVQVVDDPRGADFEITLPRYHRDPDEDEGDGDGSGGPDAPH
- a CDS encoding 2-C-methyl-D-erythritol 2,4-cyclodiphosphate synthase gives rise to the protein MGHPSIGLGFDAHRFDPTGERPLWLACLSWNDGTPGLLGDSDGDAAAHALIDAILSAADLGDIGTLFGLGAQAPGAGMHGSAMLEKTMDCLHEHGRRLLNASLVIVGQRPRISSRRHLAQQAMSQAVGAPVRLTATTTDGMGFAGHNEGIAVMATALVD
- a CDS encoding ComF family protein yields the protein MAFDRLRQAACAVASALAGSVLDLLAPRACAGCGRPDLLLCPSCRSLLFRPLSVPAPAYAVGLALACAPYRGPVRRIILAWKDHDNRPLDRPLGQVMADLAPALSRLIDPLLRPKPAGAILVVPAPSSSSSLRRRGRVHLQPILLSLVQALQRQGLTARVESALIMNSVRTKSVQAGGRRNRSRRLAGRIAVVDPSRLSGHPVLVVDDIITTGSTIRQCARALETAGALPLAALALAAVPPGHEDL
- a CDS encoding Y-family DNA polymerase, giving the protein MSAQRPAQPAPGTALTGRVVLADANSFFASCEAVFDPSLADRPVVVLSNNDGCVVARNRPAKALGITNGTPWFTIRDRALQDGVVARSSNYELYASLSRRMMAIMAHFLPNQEIYSIDECFMDSIWNDKRTVEICRELRAAVLRCTGIPVSVGVAPTKTLAKVANHWAKDHPSTEGITLWSQVESQYGDQALASVPIDQVWGVGRRLTGRLMGMGITTALDLRDADPSLIRHRFSVMLQRTVLELRGRPCIEPEADAARGVRTDQILCSRMFSHPIEGYATLAQALSIYAQKACRRLRRQHGLCGRVRVFCSTSPYAPQQFCSAGRTVVLEDPSDDPLVIAGAASRALKGRVDPHARWIRAGVVLLDLTDADHFHTLEGLDAARDTHGLGDVLEDATRRFGPFRVGVGYGGIRGQGRGDEDTGADWAMNRGMLSPRATTRWDEMAVAQAR
- a CDS encoding LexA family protein is translated as MVATIHGSPEAAPASLPECRVDALSPFRGHPSPVPQALEAVHAGFPSVAQDYFSGDFSFDQNVIVHPDSTFIIHVAGDSMTGAGIFDGDLLVVDRSLEPREGDIVIAILDDELLVKRLARRKGRTMLRAENPDYPDFLPQEGEELVIWGVVIGNYHWQRVDTKGESRSGSPLPQVTYPGHTPHGRRRTGSQGRKPAYPSTGWGSA
- a CDS encoding CarD family transcriptional regulator is translated as MGYKVGDMVVYPRHGAARVDAITERTVKGVTRKYLQLSVLSSDGLVINVPVENAAKVGVRDIVDAKAVAKVFEILRTPVVEEKEMNWSRRYKLNVEKIATGEVNKIAEVVRDLSQRDVDEHGLSAGEKRMLIKARKILTSEIALSEKLDEDEAQRLLDVNLGYAEPMPGDDKHHTKSPKEPASKTLARVAQEAAKTKGKGKTKAKR
- a CDS encoding response regulator transcription factor; its protein translation is MIRNTSRYTTPSTILVVEDEPTLATAIAQRITAEGWTARVASDGASAVQAASQIKPDLVIMDIMLPVMDGLEATKRIVAERPVPVLILTARDDEADKVTGLGAGADDYMTKPFSMRELIARCKALLRRVERAKVIAKNSENEKVLDFGSLVIDPAQRIVTLRGEQIHLTPTEFDLLATLARRPKSVLTREKLLEEVWDWVDASGTRTVDSHVKALRHKLGSQMIRTVHGVGYAFEPPEDQEQDQR